In a genomic window of Diabrotica undecimpunctata isolate CICGRU chromosome 2, icDiaUnde3, whole genome shotgun sequence:
- the LOC140433832 gene encoding uncharacterized protein, producing the protein MHIIQVYTPISESAGDIVEETYHPIHETISNIPKKEPMMIIRHYNAKIGKTKIDGHLKEAISKHGLGERNERGERLLQFAVNMDLSIFREALEEAHLPVTTRDPDKTWEYTKKWITEAINNINSNDKTARKKHWMTQETLNIVEERHGTSNSKHKEIEICTINTTIKHLNGIRAVKTYSGTNIGSDHIPGIGKISIKLKKIKRRGKIKPSLKKLKDPAIQTEIEKILNDTLKEKFSEALAVAEESVEKYWHTIKTTIYTNNYTNRTTTRQHKKKKEYMDDRKNPRTVGRKKILQQPQ; encoded by the exons ATGCATATCATACAGGTATATACGCCAATATCCGAATCGGCAGGAGATATAGTAGAAGAAACATACCACCCGATACATGAAACCATCTCTAACATTCCTAAAAAAGAACCAATGATGATAATAAGACAttataatgcaaaaataggaaaaactaAAATAGATGGCCATTTGAAAGAAGCGATAAGTAAGCATGGCTTAGGCGAGCGAAACGAACGAGGTGAACGGCTCCTTCAATTTGCCGTCAATATGGATCTtagtata TTTAGAGAAGCATTAGAAGAAGCTCACCTACCAGTGACTACCAGAGACCCTGACAAAACGTGGGAATACACAAAGAAATGGATCACTGAAGCCATCAACAATattaattccaacgacaaaacagctAGGAAAAAACATTGGATGACTCAAGAGACTCTCAATATTGTAGAAGAAAGACACGGCACATCAAATTCAAAACATAAAGAAATAGAGATATGCACcataaatacaactataaaacactt AAATGGAATCAGGGCAGTTAAAACATATTCTGGGACGAACATCGGTTCCGACCACATTCCTGGTATCGGTAAAATCTCAATTAAACTGAAGAAAATCAAACGCAGAGGGAAGATAAAACCTAGCCTCAAAAAACTTAAAGATCCAGCAATACAGACAGAGATAGAGAAAATACTTAATGATACactcaaagaaaaattcagtGAAGCACTCGCGGTAGCAGAAGAATCAGTAGAAAAGTATTGGCACACCATCAAAACAACAATCTACACAAACAACTATACAAACAGAACAACTACAAGACAacacaagaaaaaaaaagaatacatGGATGACAGAAAAAATCCTAGAACTGTTGGACGTAAGAAGATCTTACAACAACCGCaatga